A genomic segment from Bos taurus isolate L1 Dominette 01449 registration number 42190680 breed Hereford chromosome 1, ARS-UCD2.0, whole genome shotgun sequence encodes:
- the IFNAR1 gene encoding interferon alpha/beta receptor 1 precursor (The RefSeq protein has 1 substitution compared to this genomic sequence): MLALLGATTLMLVAGRWVLPAASGEANLKPENVEIHIIDDNFFLKWNSSSESVKNVTFSADYQILGTDNWKKLSGCQHITSTKCNFSSVELENVFEKIELRIRAEEGNNTSTWYEVEPFVPFLEAQIGPPDVHLEAEDKAIILSISPPGTKDSIMWAMDRSSFRYSVVIWKNSSSLEERTETVYPEDKIYKLSPEITYCLKVKAELRLQSRVGCYSPVYCINTTERHKVPSPENIQINADNQIYVLKWDYPYENATFQAQWLRAFFKKIPGNHSDKWKQIPNCENVTSTHCVFPREVSSRGIYYVRVRASNGNGTSFWSEEKEFNTEMKTIIFPPVISVKSVTDDSLHVSVGASEESENMSVNQLYPLIYEVIFWENTSNAERKVLEKRTNFIFPDLKPLTVYCVKARALIENDRRNKGSSVSDTVCEKTKPGNTSKTWLIVGTCTALFSIPVVIYVVSVFLRCVKYVFFPSSKPPSSVDEYFSDQPLRNLLLSTSEEQTERCFIIENASIITEIEETDEIDEVHKKYSSQTSQDSGNYSNEDENSGSKISEEFPQQDSV; encoded by the exons ATGCTCGCTCTCCTGGGCGcgacgaccctgatgctggtcgCTGGGAGATGGGTGCTGCCCGCCGCCtcag GGGAAGCAAATCTGAAGCCTGAAAATGTCGAGATCCACATCATTGATGACAATTTTTTCCTGAAGTGGAACAGCAGCAGTGAGTCTGTCAAGAATGTGACTTTTTCAGCAGATTATCAAAT ACTAGGAACGGATAACTGGAAGAAATTGTCTGGATGTCAACATATTACTAGTACCAAATGCAACTTTTCTTCAGTCGAGcttgaaaatgtttttgaaaaaattgAATTGCGCATAAGAGCAGAAGAAGGAAACAACACTTCCACATGGTATGAGGTTGAGCCATTTGTACCATTTCTAGAAG CTCAGATTGGTCCCCCAGATGTGCATTTAGAAGCTGAAGATAAGGCAATAATACTGAGTATCTCTCCCCCTGGAACAAAAGATAGTATCATGTGGGCTATGGATCGTTCAAGCTTTAGGTATAGCGTCGTTATCTGGAAAAACTCTTCAAGTCTAGAA gaaAGAACGGAAACTGTTTATCCCGAAGATAAAATTTATAAACTGTCACCAGAGATTACTTATTGTTTAAAAGTTAAAGCAGAACTGCGTTTACAAAGTAGAGTTGGTTGCTATAGTCCAGTGTATTGTATAAATACCACAG AGAGACATAAAGTACCTTCAccagaaaatatacaaatcaatGCTGACAACCAGATCTATGTTCTTAAGTGGGATTACCCATATGAAAACGCAACTTTTCAAGCTCAGTGGCTCCG tgccttttttaaaaagattcctgGGAATCATTCAGACAAATGGAAACAAATACCGAACTGTGAAAATGTCACAAGTACCCACTGTGTCTTTCCTCGAGAGGTTTCCTCAAGGGGAATTTACTATGTCCGTGTACGAGCATCTAATGGAAATGGTACCTCTTTTTGGTCTGAAGAGAAGGAATTTAATACTGAAATGAAAA ctaTCATATTTCCTCCAGTCATCAGCGTGAAATCCGTTACTGATGATTCACTGCATGTCAGTGTTGGTGCTTCAGAAGAGTCTGAAAACATGTCTGTGAATCAGCTCTACCCGCTAATTTATGAAGTAATTTTTTGGGAAAACACTTCAAATGCTGAG aGAAAAGTTCTAGAGAAAAGAACCAATTTTATCTTTCCTGACTTGAAACCGCTGACTGTGTATTGTGTCAAAGCCAGAGCACTCATTGAAAATGACAGGCGGAATAAAGGGAGCAGTTTTAGTGATACTGTGTGTGAGAAAACAAAACCAG gaAATACTTCCAAAACCTGGCTTATAGTTGGAACTTGCACTGCATTGTTTTCtattcctgtggtcatttatgtTGTGAGCGTCTTCTTGAGATGTGTCAAGTATGTGTTCTTTCCATCAAGTAAACCTCCTTCCTCTGTTGACGAG TATTTCTCCGATCAGCCACTAAGGAATCTACTCCTTTCCACTTCTGAGGAACAAACGGAAAGATGTTTTATAATTGAAAATGCAAGCATTATTACTGAAATAGAAGAGACTGATGAAATTGATGAAGTTCACAAAAAGTACAGTTCCCAAACTAGTCAAGATTCAGGAAACTATTCAAACGAAGATGAAAACAGTGGAAGCAAAATAAGCGAAGAGTTTCCGCAACAGGACAGTGTGTGA
- the IFNAR1 gene encoding interferon alpha/beta receptor 1 isoform X1: MWAMDRSSFRYSVVIWKNSSSLEERTETVYPEDKIYKLSPEITYCLKVKAELRLQSRVGCYSPVYCINTTERHKVPSPENIQINADNQIYVLKWDYPYENATFQAQWLRAFFKKIPGNHSDKWKQIPNCENVTSTHCVFPREVSSRGIYYVRVRASNGNGTSFWSEEKEFNTEMKTIIFPPVISVKSVTDDSLHVSVGASEESENMSVNQLYPLIYEVIFWENTSNAERKVLEKRTNFIFPDLKPLTVYCVKARALIENDRRNKGSSFSDTVCEKTKPGNTSKTWLIVGTCTALFSIPVVIYVVSVFLRCVKYVFFPSSKPPSSVDEYFSDQPLRNLLLSTSEEQTERCFIIENASIITEIEETDEIDEVHKKYSSQTSQDSGNYSNEDENSGSKISEEFPQQDSV, encoded by the exons ATGTGGGCTATGGATCGTTCAAGCTTTAGGTATAGCGTCGTTATCTGGAAAAACTCTTCAAGTCTAGAA gaaAGAACGGAAACTGTTTATCCCGAAGATAAAATTTATAAACTGTCACCAGAGATTACTTATTGTTTAAAAGTTAAAGCAGAACTGCGTTTACAAAGTAGAGTTGGTTGCTATAGTCCAGTGTATTGTATAAATACCACAG AGAGACATAAAGTACCTTCAccagaaaatatacaaatcaatGCTGACAACCAGATCTATGTTCTTAAGTGGGATTACCCATATGAAAACGCAACTTTTCAAGCTCAGTGGCTCCG tgccttttttaaaaagattcctgGGAATCATTCAGACAAATGGAAACAAATACCGAACTGTGAAAATGTCACAAGTACCCACTGTGTCTTTCCTCGAGAGGTTTCCTCAAGGGGAATTTACTATGTCCGTGTACGAGCATCTAATGGAAATGGTACCTCTTTTTGGTCTGAAGAGAAGGAATTTAATACTGAAATGAAAA ctaTCATATTTCCTCCAGTCATCAGCGTGAAATCCGTTACTGATGATTCACTGCATGTCAGTGTTGGTGCTTCAGAAGAGTCTGAAAACATGTCTGTGAATCAGCTCTACCCGCTAATTTATGAAGTAATTTTTTGGGAAAACACTTCAAATGCTGAG aGAAAAGTTCTAGAGAAAAGAACCAATTTTATCTTTCCTGACTTGAAACCGCTGACTGTGTATTGTGTCAAAGCCAGAGCACTCATTGAAAATGACAGGCGGAATAAAGGGAGCAGTTTTAGTGATACTGTGTGTGAGAAAACAAAACCAG gaAATACTTCCAAAACCTGGCTTATAGTTGGAACTTGCACTGCATTGTTTTCtattcctgtggtcatttatgtTGTGAGCGTCTTCTTGAGATGTGTCAAGTATGTGTTCTTTCCATCAAGTAAACCTCCTTCCTCTGTTGACGAG TATTTCTCCGATCAGCCACTAAGGAATCTACTCCTTTCCACTTCTGAGGAACAAACGGAAAGATGTTTTATAATTGAAAATGCAAGCATTATTACTGAAATAGAAGAGACTGATGAAATTGATGAAGTTCACAAAAAGTACAGTTCCCAAACTAGTCAAGATTCAGGAAACTATTCAAACGAAGATGAAAACAGTGGAAGCAAAATAAGCGAAGAGTTTCCGCAACAGGACAGTGTGTGA